A genomic stretch from Aedes albopictus strain Foshan chromosome 2, AalbF5, whole genome shotgun sequence includes:
- the LOC109420706 gene encoding uncharacterized protein LOC109420706 → MANPRPPSMETLRTSLLKQILRNLDWYDLQSAMQVCRRWEKVAFWMQVPKLRLSIVPDIGPNVTEYQYDKLLRYHSTLMESRRRYRHITFFWGSWDGLHEPDRIKDILFLEIIRRFRQSLVSLTIVSDGHCMIPWVMSAIIRTCPWLKALNLNGMVFNSLSFFHDWGFPTRIHTLEDANHVINCSSMAPDYFNNVTTLHVTLTIQNHLYDLFRKLSPQLISLTLEWDTEQYPTCVKWPREYFPRLQTLVLKTMRAETGEQLGHFLRRMPALNSLTLSPHLTGDISVISWISSINLWHLDVWPVFVSVPQVLLITRFQSLKSICIRGDYNMHNRLPDTARLPNTGCLALQGYTWQYVLDKLLMVFPNLVELELQTAENWKWKDARAINSLKSLNHLILHEGVQTLEKFMQFCEDLMVPSISVVSKHYALNCDYLSREYIACNIRKLSIHALEINPCTCDHLIQSMPNLNTLELTLQKPLDQSIYQGICTRNPQCGINRHWYKPYRSILNLYEQSEGIQEMMSPDLETPFPLSNLF, encoded by the exons ATGGCAAACCCGAGGCCACCATCTATGGAGACACTTAGAACTTCT CTGTTGAAACAGATTCTGAGGAATTTGGACTGGTATGATCTGCAGTCCGCGATGCAGGTTTGCAGAAGATGGGAGAAAGTGGCATTTTGGATGCAGGTACCTAAACTGCGATTGAGCATTGTGCCCGACATCGGACCGAACGTTACCGAGTATCAATACGACAAATTGTTGAGATACCATAGTACGCTGATGGAAAGTCGTCGGCGGTACAGACATATAACGTTCTTTTGGGGTAGCTGGGATGGGCTGCATGAACCAGATCGTATCAAAGATATACTATTTCTGGAAATTATACGCCGCTTTCGCCAAAGCTTAGTTTCATTGACAATTGTGTCAGATGGCCATTGCATGATCCCATGGGTGATGAGTGCAATAATAAGAACCTGCCCGTGGTTAAAAGCGTTGAATCTGAATGGTATGGTATTCAATTCGCTCAGCTTTTTCCATGACTGGGGGTTTCCAACCCGAATCCACACGCTAGAGGACGCCAATCATGTGATTAACTGCAGCTCGATGGCACCGGACTATTTTAACAACGTTACCACATTGCACGTAACGCTAACGATACAAAATCATTTGTACGACTTGTTTCGCAAGCTTAGTCCCCAGTTGATTAGCCTTACCTTGGAATGGGATACCGAACAATATCCCACATGCGTGAAGTGGCCCAGAGAATACTTTCCACGTCTACAGACGCTGGTTCTGAAAACCATGAGAGCAGAGACTGGAGAACAGCTTGGTCACTTCTTAAGAAGGATGCCTGCACTGAACTCGCTCACACTGTCTCCTCATCTAACCGGGGACATTTCCGTGATCAGCTGGATTAGCAGCATAAACCTGTGGCATCTCGATGTATGGCCAGTTTTTGTTTCAGTACCTCAGGTTCTTCTCATCACAAGGTTTCAAAGCCTGAAG AGTATTTGCATCCGTGGAGACTACAACATGCACAATAGACTACCTGATACCGCTAGACTGCCGAATACCGGTTGTCTGGCGCTCCAGGGCTACACATGGCAGTACGTTTTGGACAAACTTCTAATGGTTTTCCCCAATTTAGTTGAGCTTGAGTTGCAAACTGCAGAAAATTGGAAATGGAAAGATGCTCGTGCGATCAATTCCCTTAAATCGCTAAATCACCTCATCCTGCATGAG GGGGTACAAACACTGGAAAAGTTCATGCAATTCTGCGAAGATTTGATGGTACCAAGCATATCCGTGGTATCGAAGCATTATGCTCTCAATTGCGATTACCTATCTAGGGAGTACATCGCATGTAACATTCGAAAGTTGTCCATTCACGCATTAGAG ATCAATCCTTGTACGTGTGACCATTTGATACAGTCAATGCCAAATTTGAATACACTGGAACTAACGCTGCAGAAACCGTTAGACCAGTCCATCTACCAAGGAATTTGCACTCGAAATCCCCAATGCGGAATCAATCGACACTGGTACAAACCGTATAGATCAATTTTGAATCTGTACGAGCAGTCGGAAGGCATCCAAGAAATGATGTCACCAGATTTGGAGACCCCCTTCCCTCTCtcaaacttattttaa
- the LOC109419877 gene encoding uncharacterized protein LOC109419877 gives MFYPTKMSRPVVIDNSDPRYILLNGERYRRYWTHPVTAESLPDYLLEKILKRLDWSDVHSAMLVNKSWMNTVLGVQRWFDGGEPLSAEWRLNVVPHADENDTDYQHFKLEEYHHTLMQTRRQYKHMTIYWGDWERCNKTNLVKDQMLVDIIRRFHQTLVSLRITSGRYEMPPWTMSDILRMCTNLKCLDLNGMQAVSRYDFCNLDTYRTRINTLYDCNQVFSPNPNGSNIFTNVTTLQVKISPSNKLKDLLHKLSPQLVQLSLSWELNKKEQVALPNDEFPLLETLILSSERVGPDNQLGRFLQRMPQLKALTLSPHRENHISVLHWVNPESLRHLDVWTGSLCPKKFAFIAKFPHLESLSIRGSYAMPNGPKKDGIVFRNVTRLALFDHEWRLHLNSIMVFFPNLVELELEAKETWGPADARSISNNTSLKRLIVNEGLDTLEVFMEFCGELKVPELTVTTQSNAFVVQPLSKPLVQALHIRKMSIYAYMIDPAIYKPMMQSMPKLRKLELTLQLPCDNKVYKRIIAKFPLCDTVRKTYQKYKPVFDNT, from the exons ATGTTTTACccaacaaaaatgtcacgtccCGTCGTTATTGATAACAG TGACCCAAGGTACATCTTGCTGAATGGTGAACGGTACCGACGCTACTGGACACATCCAGTGACTGCCGAATCGCTTCCGGACTAT ctgcttgaaaaaatcctgaaacgaTTAGACTGGTCCGACGTGCATTCAGCGATGCTCGTAAACAAATCCTGGATGAACACGGTGCTCGGTGTTCAGCGATGGTTTGACGGCGGAGAACCACTATCAGCTGAATGGCGATTGAATGTTGTACCACATGCGGATGAGAATGACACAGACTATCAACATTTCAAACTTGAGGAATATCATCACACACTCATGCAAACTCGTCGGCAGTACAAACATATGACAATCTATTGGGGTGATTGGGAACGATGCAACAAAACCAATCTGGTGAAGGATCAAATGCTTGTAGATATCATCAGGCGTTTTCATCAAACTCTGGTTTCGCTAAGAATAACGTCCGGAAGGTACGAAATGCCACCTTGGACAATGAGTGATATCTTGAGAATGTGCACAAATCTAAAATGCTTAGACCTAAATGGAATGCAGGCAGTATCCAGATACGACTTTTGCAATTTAGATACATACAGAACTAGAATAAATACGCTTTACGACTGCAATCAAGTGTTCAGTCCCAATCCAAATGGTTCAAACATATTCACCAACGTAACCACCCTCCAGGTGAAGATATCTCCGTCAAATAAGCTGAAAGACCTACTGCACAAGTTAAGTCCCCAACTGGTTCAACTTTCCTTGAGTTGGGAACTGAACAAGAAAGAGCAAGTCGCTCTACCCAACGACGAGTTCCCACTTTTGGAGACCCTGATTCTGTCTAGCGAAAGAGTCGGACCCGACAACCAGCTTGGCCGGTTCTTGCAAAGAATGCCACAACTGAAGGCACTAACGCTGTCCCCACATAGGGAGAACCACATTTCCGTACTACATTGGGTGAATCCAGAAAGTTTGCGCCATCTTGACGTGTGGACGGGGTCTTTATGTCCAAAGAAATTCGCGTTCATCGCGAAGTTTCCCCACCTTGAG AGTCTTTCCATCAGAGGATCGTATGCAATGCCAAATGGACCGAAAAAGGATGGGATCGTGTTCCGGAATGTCACGCGACTGGCACTGTTTGACCATGAATGGCGACTGCATTTGAATAGTATTATGGTATTTTTCCCTAACCTAGTCGAACTGGAGCTAGAAGCTAAGGAAACTTGGGGCCCGGCTGACGCTCGttccatcagcaacaacacttcGCTAAAGCGGTTGATTGTTAATGAG GGACTTGATACGTTGGAAGTGTTCATGGAATTTTGCGGTGAACTGAAAGTACCGGAATTGACTGTTACTACGCAAAGTAATGCCTTTGTCGTGCAACCCTTATCTAAACCACTGGTACAAGCACTGCACATTCGCAAGATGTCCATTTACGCTTATATG ATTGACCCGGCCATTTACAAACCAATGATGCAATCAATGCCAAAGTTAAGAAAGCTGGAGCTGACGTTGCAGCTGCCTTGTGATAATAAAGTTTATAAAAGGATCATTGCAAAATTTCCATTGTGTGACACCGTACGGAAAACCTATCAAAAGTATAAGCCAGTCTTTGATAACACTTAG